From Parambassis ranga chromosome 9, fParRan2.1, whole genome shotgun sequence, the proteins below share one genomic window:
- the LOC114440916 gene encoding zinc finger protein 260-like isoform X3, translating into MTEAECFRELMNGRLTAAAAEGIFRVFQQTVRNQDTERQRELLDIILKPEIKLHRIDLRQYDSKEEEVFPDLQLCNQEEPELLQIKEEPEEPELLHIKEEPEGPELSQMKEEQEEPEPPQIKEEQGKVCTSEEGEQPALKQETDIIMVIVTDDHGEPEPNSEQFLSQQDPAAEGQDKEGSKQMASTVNAELKKMKKNIRHSQCDTDTESCGKSYQNQFEPKEQSHTGEKPYCCNTCTKCFSKVRYLNAHMKIHTGEKSFTCKICGKGFLIRFSLTRHMRVHTGEKPYSCKICGKCFNTCHHMTLHMRIHTSEKPYSCKICGKTFSVRDYLTNHMRTHADENPFTCEICGKGFFNRFCLTRHMIIHTSKKQCSCHVCGKCFSTSRQVTRHMRIHTGEKAYSCKTCGKSFSVSDYLTNHMRTHTDEKPFTCKICGKGSSNRFSLTRHMRVHTGEKPYSCQLCGKAFSTSCQVTLHMRNHTGEKPYSCKICGKCFSASHYLTNHMRTHTGEKPYQCKTCGKSFSRRGTLTVHMRSHTGEKPYSCKTCAIGFKTVSGLYVHMRTHRKQRPYFCGICKKSFSKKGNLRVHLRAHTGERPHSCQTCGKSFIYRCNLKVHMRTHTGEKPYSCEKCGKSYSQSGRLTAHMRSHTSEKPYSCETCGKNFTTNGALHGHIRTHTGEKPYSCRTCGKCFSTNSALHGHVKTHTGEKPFSCRTCGKCFNHRGHLNVHMKTHMRDSGL; encoded by the exons ATGACTGAAGCGGAGTGTTTTAGAGAGTTAATGAACGGGCGGCTAACAGCTGCTGCCGCTGAAGGAATATTCAGAGTTTTTCAACAAACCGTCCGGAACCAGGACACGGAGCGTCAGCGCGAACTGCTGGATATCATCTTAAAGCCTGAAATAAAGTTACACAGGATAG ACCTTCGACAATATGACTCTAAAGAGGAGGAGGTTTTCCCTGAtctgcagctctgtaaccaggaggaaccagaacttCTGCAGATAAAAGAGGAACCAGAGGAACCAGAACTTCTGCACATAAAAGAGGAACCAGAGGGACCAGAACTGTCACAAATGAAAGAGGAACaagaggaaccagaacctccgcAGATTAAAGAGGAACAGGGGAAAGTCTGCACCAGTGAGGAGGGGGAGCAGCCTGCACTAAAGCAGGAGACTGATATCATCATGGTGATTGTTACAGATGATCACGGAGAACCAGAACCAAACAGTGAACAGTTCCTCTCACAGCAGGATCCTGCAGCTGAGGGCCAAGACAAGGAAGGAAGCAAACAAATGGCCTCAACTGTAAATGCAGAGctaaagaaaatgaagaaaaacatcaggcacagtcagtgtgacactgacacagagagctgtggaaAATCTTATCAAAACCAGTTTGAACCGAAAGAACAGAGTCACACGGGTGAGAAGCCTTACTGTtgcaacacatgcacaaaatgtTTCAGTAAAGTTAGATATTTAAATGCCCACATGAAAATTCACACAGGCGAGAAGTCGTTTACTTGTAAAATATGTGGGAAAGGTTTTTTGATACGCTTTTCTTTAACTCGTCACATGAGAgttcacacaggtgagaagccgtattcttgcaaaatatgtgggaaatgtttcaaTACTTGTCACCACATGACTCTTCATATGAGAATTCACACAAGTGaaaagccatattcttgcaaaataTGTGGGAAAACTTTCAGTGTCCGTGACTATTTGACCAACCACATGAGAACGCACGCAGATGAGAATCCATTTACTTGCGAAATATGTGGTAAAGGTTTTTTTAACCGTTTTTGTTTAACTCGTCACATGATAATTCACACAAGCAAGAAGCAATGTTCTTGCCACGTGTGTGGGAAATGTTTCAGTACTAGTCGCCAAGTGACTCGTCACATGAGAATTCACACAGGCGAAAAagcatattcttgcaaaacatgtgggaaaagtTTCAGTGTCAGTGACTATTTGACCAACcacatgagaacacacacagacgagaAGCCGTTTACTTGCAAAATATGTGGTAAAGGTTCTTCGAACCGTTTTTCTTTAACTCGTCACATGAGAgttcacacaggtgagaagccgtaTTCTTGCCAGTTATGTGGAAAAGCTTTCAGTACTAGTTGCCAAGTGACTCTTCATATGAGAAATCACACAGGCGAAAAACCATATTCATGCAAAatatgtgggaaatgtttcagTGCCAGTCACTATTTGACCAATCACATGAGAAcgcacacaggtgagaaaccatatCAGTGTAAGACATGTGGGAAATCTTTCAGTAGACGTGGTactttaactgtccacatgaggtctcacacaggtgagaaaccatatTCCTGTAAGACATGTGCCATAGGTTTTAAAACAGTTAGTGGATTATACGTCCACATGAGAACtcacagaaaacagaggccgTATTTCTGCGGAATATGTAAGAAAAGTTTCAGTAAGAAGGGTAATTTAAGAGTCCACTTAAGAGCTCACACAGGTGAAAGACCACATTCCTGCCAAACATGTGGTAAGAGTTTTATTTATAGGTGCAATCTAAAGgtccatatgagaactcacacGGGTGAGAAGCCGTATTCTTGTGAAAAATGTGGGAAGAGTTACAGTCAAAGTGGTAGattaactgcccacatgagaagTCACACGAGTGAAAAGCCGTATTCCTGTGAAACATGTGGAAAGAATTTTACTACCAACGGTGCTTTACATGGCCACATAAGAACCCACACGGGTGAGAAGCCGTATTCTTGCAGAACATGTGGAAAATGTTTCAGTACCAACAGTGCTTTACATGGCCATGTAAAAACTCACACGGGCGAGAAGCCGTTTTCTTGCagaacatgtgggaaatgtttcaaTCACAGAGGCCACTTAAATGTCCACATGAAAACTCACATGCGTGACTCAGGCTTATAG
- the LOC114440916 gene encoding zinc finger protein 791-like isoform X2 yields the protein MTPVKYFKGLKNERLTAAAERVEDFQQKVQKEEGTDGQHKQLDITIKPGLHVHRSDLQQNDCKEELFSNPLVCKQEEPEPLQIKEEQEDPESQKVKEEQEELQPLQIKEEQEETEPLQIIEEQEEEECSQIKEELEEPEPLQIKEEQVDLSTSQEGEQLELKQETDIIMVTVTGDHGEPEPNSEQFLSQQDPVVEEQDYEGSQLVDSDRDVEPNRNNKTISQCNSEMEKKSVKCDICGKCYRYQYELKGHQRVHTGERPYSCSTCGKSFSMRSTLTHHMRTHTDLRQYDSKEEEVFPDLQLCNQEEPELLQIKEEPEEPELLHIKEEPEGPELSQMKEEQEEPEPPQIKEEQGKVCTSEEGEQPALKQETDIIMVIVTDDHGEPEPNSEQFLSQQDPAAEGQDKEGSKQMASTVNAELKKMKKNIRHSQCDTDTESCGKSYQNQFEPKEQSHTGEKPYCCNTCTKCFSKVRYLNAHMKIHTGEKSFTCKICGKGFLIRFSLTRHMRVHTGEKPYSCKICGKCFNTCHHMTLHMRIHTSEKPYSCKICGKTFSVRDYLTNHMRTHADENPFTCEICGKGFFNRFCLTRHMIIHTSKKQCSCHVCGKCFSTSRQVTRHMRIHTGEKAYSCKTCGKSFSVSDYLTNHMRTHTDEKPFTCKICGKGSSNRFSLTRHMRVHTGEKPYSCQLCGKAFSTSCQVTLHMRNHTGEKPYSCKICGKCFSASHYLTNHMRTHTGEKPYQCKTCGKSFSRRGTLTVHMRSHTGEKPYSCKTCAIGFKTVSGLYVHMRTHRKQRPYFCGICKKSFSKKGNLRVHLRAHTGERPHSCQTCGKSFIYRCNLKVHMRTHTGEKPYSCEKCGKSYSQSGRLTAHMRSHTSEKPYSCETCGKNFTTNGALHGHIRTHTGEKPYSCRTCGKCFSTNSALHGHVKTHTGEKPFSCRTCGKCFNHRGHLNVHMKTHMRDSGL from the exons ATGACTCCTGTTAAGtattttaaagggttaaagaaCGAGCGgctaacagctgctgctgaaaggGTCGAAGATTTTCAACAAAAGGTCCAGAAGGAGGAAGGTACCGACGGCCAGCACAAACAGCTGGATATCACGATAAAACCTGGATTACACGTACACAGATCAG AccttcaacaaaatgactgTAAGGAGGAGCTCTTCTCCAACCCGCTCGTCTGTAaacaggaggaaccagaacctctgCAGATTAAGGAAGAACAGGAGGATCCAGAATCTCAGAAGGttaaggaggagcaggaggaactACAACCTTTACAGATTAAAGAAGAACAGGAGGAAACAGAACCTTTACAGATTatagaggagcaggaggaggaagaatgtTCACAGATTAAAGAAGAActggaggaaccagaacctctgCAGATTAAAGAGGAACAGGTGGATCTCTCCACCAGTCAGGAGGGAGAGCAGCTTGAACTAAAGCAGGAGACTGATATCATCATGGTGACTGTTACTGGCGATCACGGTGAACCAGAACCAAACAGCGAACAGTTCCTCTCACAGCAGGATCCTGTAGTTGAGGAACAAGACTATGAAGGAAGCCAACTTGTGGACTCAGATAGAGATGTGGAgccaaacagaaacaacaaaaccaTCAGTCAGTGTAACAGTGAGATGGAAAAGAAGTCAGTAAAATGTGATATCTGTGGAAAATGTTATAGATATCAGTATGAACTGAAAGGACATCAGAGAGTTCACACAGGTGAGAGGCCTTAttcttgcagcacatgtgggAAGAGTTTCAGCATGAGGAGTACTTTAACTcaccacatgagaacccacacag ACCTTCGACAATATGACTCTAAAGAGGAGGAGGTTTTCCCTGAtctgcagctctgtaaccaggaggaaccagaacttCTGCAGATAAAAGAGGAACCAGAGGAACCAGAACTTCTGCACATAAAAGAGGAACCAGAGGGACCAGAACTGTCACAAATGAAAGAGGAACaagaggaaccagaacctccgcAGATTAAAGAGGAACAGGGGAAAGTCTGCACCAGTGAGGAGGGGGAGCAGCCTGCACTAAAGCAGGAGACTGATATCATCATGGTGATTGTTACAGATGATCACGGAGAACCAGAACCAAACAGTGAACAGTTCCTCTCACAGCAGGATCCTGCAGCTGAGGGCCAAGACAAGGAAGGAAGCAAACAAATGGCCTCAACTGTAAATGCAGAGctaaagaaaatgaagaaaaacatcaggcacagtcagtgtgacactgacacagagagctgtggaaAATCTTATCAAAACCAGTTTGAACCGAAAGAACAGAGTCACACGGGTGAGAAGCCTTACTGTtgcaacacatgcacaaaatgtTTCAGTAAAGTTAGATATTTAAATGCCCACATGAAAATTCACACAGGCGAGAAGTCGTTTACTTGTAAAATATGTGGGAAAGGTTTTTTGATACGCTTTTCTTTAACTCGTCACATGAGAgttcacacaggtgagaagccgtattcttgcaaaatatgtgggaaatgtttcaaTACTTGTCACCACATGACTCTTCATATGAGAATTCACACAAGTGaaaagccatattcttgcaaaataTGTGGGAAAACTTTCAGTGTCCGTGACTATTTGACCAACCACATGAGAACGCACGCAGATGAGAATCCATTTACTTGCGAAATATGTGGTAAAGGTTTTTTTAACCGTTTTTGTTTAACTCGTCACATGATAATTCACACAAGCAAGAAGCAATGTTCTTGCCACGTGTGTGGGAAATGTTTCAGTACTAGTCGCCAAGTGACTCGTCACATGAGAATTCACACAGGCGAAAAagcatattcttgcaaaacatgtgggaaaagtTTCAGTGTCAGTGACTATTTGACCAACcacatgagaacacacacagacgagaAGCCGTTTACTTGCAAAATATGTGGTAAAGGTTCTTCGAACCGTTTTTCTTTAACTCGTCACATGAGAgttcacacaggtgagaagccgtaTTCTTGCCAGTTATGTGGAAAAGCTTTCAGTACTAGTTGCCAAGTGACTCTTCATATGAGAAATCACACAGGCGAAAAACCATATTCATGCAAAatatgtgggaaatgtttcagTGCCAGTCACTATTTGACCAATCACATGAGAAcgcacacaggtgagaaaccatatCAGTGTAAGACATGTGGGAAATCTTTCAGTAGACGTGGTactttaactgtccacatgaggtctcacacaggtgagaaaccatatTCCTGTAAGACATGTGCCATAGGTTTTAAAACAGTTAGTGGATTATACGTCCACATGAGAACtcacagaaaacagaggccgTATTTCTGCGGAATATGTAAGAAAAGTTTCAGTAAGAAGGGTAATTTAAGAGTCCACTTAAGAGCTCACACAGGTGAAAGACCACATTCCTGCCAAACATGTGGTAAGAGTTTTATTTATAGGTGCAATCTAAAGgtccatatgagaactcacacGGGTGAGAAGCCGTATTCTTGTGAAAAATGTGGGAAGAGTTACAGTCAAAGTGGTAGattaactgcccacatgagaagTCACACGAGTGAAAAGCCGTATTCCTGTGAAACATGTGGAAAGAATTTTACTACCAACGGTGCTTTACATGGCCACATAAGAACCCACACGGGTGAGAAGCCGTATTCTTGCAGAACATGTGGAAAATGTTTCAGTACCAACAGTGCTTTACATGGCCATGTAAAAACTCACACGGGCGAGAAGCCGTTTTCTTGCagaacatgtgggaaatgtttcaaTCACAGAGGCCACTTAAATGTCCACATGAAAACTCACATGCGTGACTCAGGCTTATAG
- the LOC114440916 gene encoding zinc finger protein 420-like isoform X1, with amino-acid sequence MTPVKYFKGLKNERLTAAAERVEDFQQKVQKEEGTDGQHKQLDITIKPGLHVHRSDLQQNDCKEELFSNPLVCKQEEPEPLQIKEEQEDPESQKVKEEQEELQPLQIKEEQEETEPLQIIEEQEEEECSQIKEELEEPEPLQIKEEQVDLSTSQEGEQLELKQETDIIMVTVTGDHGEPEPNSEQFLSQQDPVVEEQDYEGSQLVDSDRDVEPNRNNKTISQCNSEMEKKSVKCDICGKCYRYQYELKGHQRVHTGERPYSCSTCGKSFSMRSTLTHHMRTHTGNKPYSCEICGKCFYKPANVIAHMRSHTGEKPYSCKTCGKSFSDSSKLNTHIRVHTGERPYSCSTCGKSFRKRSAFTVHMRTHTGEKPYSCEVCGKKFSKSYDLSIHKRFHTGEKPYSCEMCGKCFYTSGHLKIHLNTHTGERPYSCETCGKCFYKSGHLKGHQRTHTGEKPYSCEICGKCFYKPADLTVHVRIHTGEKPYSCKTCGKSFTDSSKLTSHTRVHTGERPYSCSTCGKSFCARRTLTDHMRTHTDLRQYDSKEEEVFPDLQLCNQEEPELLQIKEEPEEPELLHIKEEPEGPELSQMKEEQEEPEPPQIKEEQGKVCTSEEGEQPALKQETDIIMVIVTDDHGEPEPNSEQFLSQQDPAAEGQDKEGSKQMASTVNAELKKMKKNIRHSQCDTDTESCGKSYQNQFEPKEQSHTGEKPYCCNTCTKCFSKVRYLNAHMKIHTGEKSFTCKICGKGFLIRFSLTRHMRVHTGEKPYSCKICGKCFNTCHHMTLHMRIHTSEKPYSCKICGKTFSVRDYLTNHMRTHADENPFTCEICGKGFFNRFCLTRHMIIHTSKKQCSCHVCGKCFSTSRQVTRHMRIHTGEKAYSCKTCGKSFSVSDYLTNHMRTHTDEKPFTCKICGKGSSNRFSLTRHMRVHTGEKPYSCQLCGKAFSTSCQVTLHMRNHTGEKPYSCKICGKCFSASHYLTNHMRTHTGEKPYQCKTCGKSFSRRGTLTVHMRSHTGEKPYSCKTCAIGFKTVSGLYVHMRTHRKQRPYFCGICKKSFSKKGNLRVHLRAHTGERPHSCQTCGKSFIYRCNLKVHMRTHTGEKPYSCEKCGKSYSQSGRLTAHMRSHTSEKPYSCETCGKNFTTNGALHGHIRTHTGEKPYSCRTCGKCFSTNSALHGHVKTHTGEKPFSCRTCGKCFNHRGHLNVHMKTHMRDSGL; translated from the exons ATGACTCCTGTTAAGtattttaaagggttaaagaaCGAGCGgctaacagctgctgctgaaaggGTCGAAGATTTTCAACAAAAGGTCCAGAAGGAGGAAGGTACCGACGGCCAGCACAAACAGCTGGATATCACGATAAAACCTGGATTACACGTACACAGATCAG AccttcaacaaaatgactgTAAGGAGGAGCTCTTCTCCAACCCGCTCGTCTGTAaacaggaggaaccagaacctctgCAGATTAAGGAAGAACAGGAGGATCCAGAATCTCAGAAGGttaaggaggagcaggaggaactACAACCTTTACAGATTAAAGAAGAACAGGAGGAAACAGAACCTTTACAGATTatagaggagcaggaggaggaagaatgtTCACAGATTAAAGAAGAActggaggaaccagaacctctgCAGATTAAAGAGGAACAGGTGGATCTCTCCACCAGTCAGGAGGGAGAGCAGCTTGAACTAAAGCAGGAGACTGATATCATCATGGTGACTGTTACTGGCGATCACGGTGAACCAGAACCAAACAGCGAACAGTTCCTCTCACAGCAGGATCCTGTAGTTGAGGAACAAGACTATGAAGGAAGCCAACTTGTGGACTCAGATAGAGATGTGGAgccaaacagaaacaacaaaaccaTCAGTCAGTGTAACAGTGAGATGGAAAAGAAGTCAGTAAAATGTGATATCTGTGGAAAATGTTATAGATATCAGTATGAACTGAAAGGACATCAGAGAGTTCACACAGGTGAGAGGCCTTAttcttgcagcacatgtgggAAGAGTTTCAGCATGAGGAGTACTTTAACTcaccacatgagaacccacacaggtaatAAGCCTTATTCTTGTGAAATATGTGGAAAATGTTTCTATAAACCTGCTAATGTAATTGCCCACATGAGAagtcacacaggtgagaagccgtaTTCTTGCAAGACATGTGGGAAGAGTTTCAGTGACAGTAGTAAGTTAAACACTCACATAAGAGTTCATACAGGTGAGAGGCCATAttcttgcagcacatgtgggAAGAGTTTCCGTAAAAGGAGTGCCTTTACAGTGCACATGAGaactcacacaggtgagaagccttaTTCATGTGAAGTATGTGGAAAGAAATTCAGTAAATCGTATGATTTAAGTATTCACAAGAGATTTCACACAGGCGAGAAGCCGTATTCCTGTGAAATGTGcggaaaatgtttttatacatCTGGTCATTTAAAGATCCACTTGAACACTCACACTGGTGAGAGGCCATATTCCTGTGAAACATGTGGAAAGTGCTTCTATAAATCTGGTCATTTAAAGGGCCAccagagaacccacacaggtgagaagccatattcttgtgaaatatgtggaaaatgtttttataaaccAGCAGATTTAACCGTCCACgtgagaatccacacaggtgagaagccttaTTCTTGCAAGACATGTGGGAAGAGTTTCACTGACAGCAGTAAGTTAACTTCCCACACCAGAGTCCACACGGGTGAGAGGCCGTATTCCTGCAGCACGTGTGGTAAAAGTTTCTGTGCGAGGAGAACTTTGACTGACCACATGAGAACGCACACGG ACCTTCGACAATATGACTCTAAAGAGGAGGAGGTTTTCCCTGAtctgcagctctgtaaccaggaggaaccagaacttCTGCAGATAAAAGAGGAACCAGAGGAACCAGAACTTCTGCACATAAAAGAGGAACCAGAGGGACCAGAACTGTCACAAATGAAAGAGGAACaagaggaaccagaacctccgcAGATTAAAGAGGAACAGGGGAAAGTCTGCACCAGTGAGGAGGGGGAGCAGCCTGCACTAAAGCAGGAGACTGATATCATCATGGTGATTGTTACAGATGATCACGGAGAACCAGAACCAAACAGTGAACAGTTCCTCTCACAGCAGGATCCTGCAGCTGAGGGCCAAGACAAGGAAGGAAGCAAACAAATGGCCTCAACTGTAAATGCAGAGctaaagaaaatgaagaaaaacatcaggcacagtcagtgtgacactgacacagagagctgtggaaAATCTTATCAAAACCAGTTTGAACCGAAAGAACAGAGTCACACGGGTGAGAAGCCTTACTGTtgcaacacatgcacaaaatgtTTCAGTAAAGTTAGATATTTAAATGCCCACATGAAAATTCACACAGGCGAGAAGTCGTTTACTTGTAAAATATGTGGGAAAGGTTTTTTGATACGCTTTTCTTTAACTCGTCACATGAGAgttcacacaggtgagaagccgtattcttgcaaaatatgtgggaaatgtttcaaTACTTGTCACCACATGACTCTTCATATGAGAATTCACACAAGTGaaaagccatattcttgcaaaataTGTGGGAAAACTTTCAGTGTCCGTGACTATTTGACCAACCACATGAGAACGCACGCAGATGAGAATCCATTTACTTGCGAAATATGTGGTAAAGGTTTTTTTAACCGTTTTTGTTTAACTCGTCACATGATAATTCACACAAGCAAGAAGCAATGTTCTTGCCACGTGTGTGGGAAATGTTTCAGTACTAGTCGCCAAGTGACTCGTCACATGAGAATTCACACAGGCGAAAAagcatattcttgcaaaacatgtgggaaaagtTTCAGTGTCAGTGACTATTTGACCAACcacatgagaacacacacagacgagaAGCCGTTTACTTGCAAAATATGTGGTAAAGGTTCTTCGAACCGTTTTTCTTTAACTCGTCACATGAGAgttcacacaggtgagaagccgtaTTCTTGCCAGTTATGTGGAAAAGCTTTCAGTACTAGTTGCCAAGTGACTCTTCATATGAGAAATCACACAGGCGAAAAACCATATTCATGCAAAatatgtgggaaatgtttcagTGCCAGTCACTATTTGACCAATCACATGAGAAcgcacacaggtgagaaaccatatCAGTGTAAGACATGTGGGAAATCTTTCAGTAGACGTGGTactttaactgtccacatgaggtctcacacaggtgagaaaccatatTCCTGTAAGACATGTGCCATAGGTTTTAAAACAGTTAGTGGATTATACGTCCACATGAGAACtcacagaaaacagaggccgTATTTCTGCGGAATATGTAAGAAAAGTTTCAGTAAGAAGGGTAATTTAAGAGTCCACTTAAGAGCTCACACAGGTGAAAGACCACATTCCTGCCAAACATGTGGTAAGAGTTTTATTTATAGGTGCAATCTAAAGgtccatatgagaactcacacGGGTGAGAAGCCGTATTCTTGTGAAAAATGTGGGAAGAGTTACAGTCAAAGTGGTAGattaactgcccacatgagaagTCACACGAGTGAAAAGCCGTATTCCTGTGAAACATGTGGAAAGAATTTTACTACCAACGGTGCTTTACATGGCCACATAAGAACCCACACGGGTGAGAAGCCGTATTCTTGCAGAACATGTGGAAAATGTTTCAGTACCAACAGTGCTTTACATGGCCATGTAAAAACTCACACGGGCGAGAAGCCGTTTTCTTGCagaacatgtgggaaatgtttcaaTCACAGAGGCCACTTAAATGTCCACATGAAAACTCACATGCGTGACTCAGGCTTATAG
- the LOC114440916 gene encoding gastrula zinc finger protein XlCGF57.1-like isoform X4, producing MTPVKYFKGLKNERLTAAAERVEDFQQKVQKEEGTDGQHKQLDITIKPGLHVHRSDLQQNDCKEELFSNPLVCKQEEPEPLQIKEEQEDPESQKVKEEQEELQPLQIKEEQEETEPLQIIEEQEEEECSQIKEELEEPEPLQIKEEQVDLSTSQEGEQLELKQETDIIMVTVTGDHGEPEPNSEQFLSQQDPVVEEQDYEGSQLVDSDRDVEPNRNNKTISQCNSEMEKKSVKCDICGKCYRYQYELKGHQRVHTGERPYSCSTCGKSFSMRSTLTHHMRTHTGNKPYSCEICGKCFYKPANVIAHMRSHTGEKPYSCKTCGKSFSDSSKLNTHIRVHTGERPYSCSTCGKSFRKRSAFTVHMRTHTGEKPYSCEVCGKKFSKSYDLSIHKRFHTGEKPYSCEMCGKCFYTSGHLKIHLNTHTGERPYSCETCGKCFYKSGHLKGHQRTHTGEKPYSCEICGKCFYKPADLTVHVRIHTGEKPYSCKTCGKSFTDSSKLTSHTRVHTGERPYSCSTCGKSFCARRTLTDHMRTHTGEKPYSCKACGKSFGSSSTLIGHMKTHTAEKSYSCSTCGKSFRLRSNLTVHMRTHTGEKPYSCEVCGKHFIQSGHLTGHMRTHTGEKPYSCEVCGKQFSKSDHVTVHMKIHTEKQPNCDETW from the exons ATGACTCCTGTTAAGtattttaaagggttaaagaaCGAGCGgctaacagctgctgctgaaaggGTCGAAGATTTTCAACAAAAGGTCCAGAAGGAGGAAGGTACCGACGGCCAGCACAAACAGCTGGATATCACGATAAAACCTGGATTACACGTACACAGATCAG AccttcaacaaaatgactgTAAGGAGGAGCTCTTCTCCAACCCGCTCGTCTGTAaacaggaggaaccagaacctctgCAGATTAAGGAAGAACAGGAGGATCCAGAATCTCAGAAGGttaaggaggagcaggaggaactACAACCTTTACAGATTAAAGAAGAACAGGAGGAAACAGAACCTTTACAGATTatagaggagcaggaggaggaagaatgtTCACAGATTAAAGAAGAActggaggaaccagaacctctgCAGATTAAAGAGGAACAGGTGGATCTCTCCACCAGTCAGGAGGGAGAGCAGCTTGAACTAAAGCAGGAGACTGATATCATCATGGTGACTGTTACTGGCGATCACGGTGAACCAGAACCAAACAGCGAACAGTTCCTCTCACAGCAGGATCCTGTAGTTGAGGAACAAGACTATGAAGGAAGCCAACTTGTGGACTCAGATAGAGATGTGGAgccaaacagaaacaacaaaaccaTCAGTCAGTGTAACAGTGAGATGGAAAAGAAGTCAGTAAAATGTGATATCTGTGGAAAATGTTATAGATATCAGTATGAACTGAAAGGACATCAGAGAGTTCACACAGGTGAGAGGCCTTAttcttgcagcacatgtgggAAGAGTTTCAGCATGAGGAGTACTTTAACTcaccacatgagaacccacacaggtaatAAGCCTTATTCTTGTGAAATATGTGGAAAATGTTTCTATAAACCTGCTAATGTAATTGCCCACATGAGAagtcacacaggtgagaagccgtaTTCTTGCAAGACATGTGGGAAGAGTTTCAGTGACAGTAGTAAGTTAAACACTCACATAAGAGTTCATACAGGTGAGAGGCCATAttcttgcagcacatgtgggAAGAGTTTCCGTAAAAGGAGTGCCTTTACAGTGCACATGAGaactcacacaggtgagaagccttaTTCATGTGAAGTATGTGGAAAGAAATTCAGTAAATCGTATGATTTAAGTATTCACAAGAGATTTCACACAGGCGAGAAGCCGTATTCCTGTGAAATGTGcggaaaatgtttttatacatCTGGTCATTTAAAGATCCACTTGAACACTCACACTGGTGAGAGGCCATATTCCTGTGAAACATGTGGAAAGTGCTTCTATAAATCTGGTCATTTAAAGGGCCAccagagaacccacacaggtgagaagccatattcttgtgaaatatgtggaaaatgtttttataaaccAGCAGATTTAACCGTCCACgtgagaatccacacaggtgagaagccttaTTCTTGCAAGACATGTGGGAAGAGTTTCACTGACAGCAGTAAGTTAACTTCCCACACCAGAGTCCACACGGGTGAGAGGCCGTATTCCTGCAGCACGTGTGGTAAAAGTTTCTGTGCGAGGAGAACTTTGACTGACCACATGAGAACGCACACGGGTGAGAAGCCTTATTCTTGCAAAGCATGTGGAAAAAGTTTTGGTAGCAGTAGCACTTTAATCGgtcacatgaaaacacacacagctgagaagTCATATTCTTGCAGCACGTGTGGGAAGAGTTTCCGTTTGAGGAGTAACTTAACCGTCCACATGAGaactcacacaggtgagaagccttaTTCATGTGAAGTATGTGGAAAACATTTTATCCAATCTGGTCATTTAACTGGTCACATGAGaactcacacaggtgagaagccttaTTCGTGTGAAGTATGTGGAAAACAGTTCAGTAAATCTGATCATGTAACTGTTCacatgaaaatacacacagagaagcagccTAATTGTGATGAAACATGGTGA